A stretch of DNA from Dehalobacterium formicoaceticum:
ACTCCATAATCTGAACCGTCTCCAAAATAATCCTTAATATCCTCAGGTAGATACATCAGAGTGGCACCAATATCCCGAAAGTTATGATCCCATAATAATTGAACAATATGCTGCATTATCGGCCGATCCATGACAGGAACCATCGGTTTGGGTCTGTCACAGGTGAGGGGCCTTAAACGAGATCCCTCACCACCAGCCATAATAATGGCTTTCATATGATCTCCTCCATTAATGTGACTTTACTACTTCCCAACCTCTTTTTTCACTTTGCGCTGCTGCCAGTGATTTACTATGTCTTGCTTCCTCCAGAATCATCTGATATATTGCTCTGGTTTGCGTGGCAATTTTAGGCCAGGTAAAATAGGTTTCAACTTTATTAAGCGCATTAGTTTTCATAACTTGAACAGCATTCTGGTTTTTTAACATTAAAATGATATTATCTGCCAAAGATTCTGGATTGCCAGAATATGCTTTTAAGCCGTCAATTCCATGGGTTACAACCTCACTAAAGCCCCCAACATCTGATACTACAACAGGAATCCCTGCTGCCATTGCTTCCAGGGCCACAATACCAAATGGTTCATACAAGCTGGGAAAGACAGCAACATGTGCATTTTTATACAGTGCATTTCTCACAGCATCATCAATATAGCCGGTGAAAAATATCTTATCCTTCTTATTAATCATATGAGCTTTTTTCTTCAGGTATTCTTCATGAGGCCCCGTACCTGCTATGATAAATTTTGCCTCCGGGCAATAATGTAATATCTTGGGAACGGCATCCAATAGAACCTGCAATCCCTTTTCTTGTACCAAACGTCCTACAAAGAAAACAATTTTTTCTTGTTCTGAGGCATATTGAGCCCTATTAAATTCGGTGGCAATGGTTTTAAAAGCATCTATGTCTACACCATTAGGTACCACCTGTATTTTGTTATCCGGCAATTGAAATATTTTTTTCAATTCCCCTTTCATAAATTGACTGCACACAATCACCTGCCAGGACTCATATGTTAACCACCATTCCACATCGTTAATATATCTTTGGAGATCGCTGTGAATTCCTTGGTTTCGTCCATGTTCTGTTGCATGAATTGTAGTTAATAAGGGTATATTCTTTGCGTGTTTCATGGTGCGTGCGGCAAAAGCCACCAACCAATCATGGGCATGAATCAGATCAAATGGTCCATATTCTTCCTCTAATTTAATCGCCTTTGCTAATAAAGCAAAATTTAGTTGTAAGACCCAGTTGGTAAAATCTCGGGAGGGAAGATTGAGACTTTCCACGCGTGAAATATGAATATGATTGATATTTTCCTCAGCCGGTGCTCCTTCCGCAGCACATGTTAATAGGAAGATCTCTTCTCCCTGGCTAGCTAATTCCTTTGTCAGGTCATAAACATGTCTTGCCAGCCCACCCACGTTTTTTGGCGGATACTCCCATGAGAGCATTAAAGTACGCATAGATTCGATCTTCCTTTCCTTCTATATGATCGATAAACGTAAATATTACGTAAAAAAAGCGCATTTTGCGCAATACTTGTTATTTATAAGAAGCAGAAATAGCATAACGGGATATAATTTACCGTGTTTATAATATTCCGAGATTAAATAAATTTATGTATGGTAATAATAGGTTTCATAAAATCCTCGGTTCATGTAAAACATAATAAGGCCAAAATATATAATATGTTGATTAAAGTCCAATTATAAAAGGAGGTATAAGCTATGTATCAATTAAGCAATCAAGGAATTAGCCTGGATCCCATGCCTGATCAATTGGGTGAACGTTGCCGCATCAGTTATGAGGGATTATTAAAAAAGTCTGGTGCCGACCAAGTTTTTCTTCATTGCGGATATGGAGCCAGCTGGAGTAATGCTGAAGACATTCCTATGTTTAATACTGCTACCGGATCAGTATGTGATGTCTCCATGAGAGAGGATGGATTGTTCAGCTTTTGCTTTAAGGATAGCGCTGATCATTGGGACAATAACCATGGGCAAAATTGGACTTTTATGATTAAAAAATAAGAGTGGAAATATAGAAAACTTGGCTTACGCCAAGCCGAAGGTTAGCGTAAGCCTTAGTTGCACTTATACTTTCAACCTTTTAAAAGTTGCTTTCTGAAAGTATAAAAAAAAAGACCGTCCATATTTAAGGAACGGTCTTTTTTTAGGTTTTTCTATGCTTTTAGGCTGCAGGGTTACTATTAAATTATATCAAAAAAGCACACCAAATAGTGTGCTTTTAATTAAAATTAGAACCTGGCAACGACCTACCCTCCCAGGGACCTGCGTCCCAAGTACTATCGGCGCTGGAGAGCTTAACTTCTGTGTTCGGAATGGATACAGGTGGGGCCTCTCCGCCATCATCACCAGGAAAATTTATGAAGTTGGAACAATCTATAACTGTTCTCTCAAAACTACACAGTGAAGTCTTTCATGCTTAGGTTTCATTTTAAGGTCAAGTCCTCGACCTATTAGTACCGGTCAGCTCCGGACATTACTGCCCTTCCACACCCGGCCTATCTACCAGTTCGTCTTTCTGGGGTCTTATCAGCTTGCGCTGTGGGAAATCTTATCTTAAGGGGGGCTTCGCGCTTAGATGCTTTCAGCGCTTATCCCTGCCAGACTTAGCTACCCAGCTGTACCCTTGGCAGGATAACTGGTACACCAGTGGTCTGTCCATCCCGGTCCTCTCGTACTAGGGACAGTGCCTCTCAAATTTCCTCCGCCTGCGACGGATAGGGACCGAACTGTCTCACGACGTTCTGAACCCAGCTCACGTACCGCTTTAATGGGCGAACAGCCCAACCCTTGGGACCTACTACAGCCCCAGGATGCGATGAGCCGACATCGAGGTGCCAAACCTCCCCGTCGATGTGGACTCTTGGGGGAGATAAGCCTGTTATCCCCGGGGTAGCTTTTATCCGTTGAGCGACGGCCCTTCCACTCGGTACCGCCGGATCACTAAGCCCGACTTTCGTCCCTGCTCGAAATGTCTCTCTCGCAGTCAAGCTCCCTTCTGCCTTTACACTCTTCGCGCGATTTCCATCCGCGCTGAGGGAACCTTTGGGCGCCTCCGTTACTCTTTGGGAGGCGACCGCCCCAGTCAAACTGCCCACCTGACAATGTCCTTCAGCCGGCTTACGGCTTGAAGTTAGAATTTCAGCACATCAAGAGTGGTATCCCACCAGCGACTCCAATGAGACTGGCGTCCCATCTTCTTAGTCTCCCACCTATCCTGTACGTGATATACCAAAATCCAATGTCAGGCTGCAGTAAAGCTCCACGGGGTCTTTCTGTCCTGTCGCAGGTAACCGGTATCTTCACCGGTATTACAATTTCGCCGAGTCCCTTGTTGAGACAGTGCCCAAATCGTTACGCCTTTCGTGCGGGTCGGAACTTACCCGACAAGGAATTTCGCTACCTTAGGACCGTTATAGTTACGGCCGCCGTTTACTGGGGCTTCAATTCAAAGCTTCACGTTTCCGCTGACCTCTCCTCTTAACCTTCCAGCACCGGGCAGGCGTCAGCACCTATACGTCGTCTTTCGACTTTGCAGGCACCTGTGTTTTTGCTAAACAGTCGCTTGGGCCTTTTCTCTGCGGCCTCTTCATGCTCAGTCTGTTAAAAACTTCACATTACAAAGGCACCCCTTCTCCCGAAGTTACGGGGTCATTTTGCCGAGTTCCTTAACAAGGGTTCTCTCGCGCGCCTTAGGATTCTCACCCCACCTACCTGTGTCGGTTTTCGGTACAGGCACCTGGCTCCTCGTTAGAGGCTTTTCTTGACAGTGTGGGATCAGTCAGTTCGCTACTTATTTTCGCTCCCCATCACCTCTCAGGATCTTTGAAAGACGGTTTTTCCTATCTTTCTCCCTACAGGCTTGGACGCACTCGACCAACGGTGCGCTTGACCTACCCTCCTGTGTCACCCCTTCCTTCAAACGGAGCCAGGTGGTATCGGAATCTTTACCGATTGTCCATCATCTACGCTTTTCGCCTCGACTTAGGTCCTGACTTACCCTGGGCGGACGAGCCTTCCCCAGGAACCCTTAGGTTTTTGGCGGGCAGGATTCTCACCTGCCTTTTCGCTTACTCATACCGGCATTCTCACTACTGAACTCTCCAGCTCTCCTTTCGGTAAACCTTCGTCGTGTTCAGTACGCTCCCCTACCACTCAAGAAGCAAGAAGCTAGAAGCAAGATGCAAGATTATTAGTCTTACCTCTTGTTTCTTGCCTCTAGCATCTTGCTTCTTGAATCCGAAGCTTCGGTGGTGTGCTTGAGCCCCGTTACATTTTCGGCGCAGGGTCACTCGACCAGTGAGCTATTACGCACTCTTTAAATGGTGGCTGCTTCTAAGCCAACATCCTGGTTGTTTTAGCAACTATACATCCTTTTCCACTTAGCACACACTTTGGGACCTTAGCTGTCGATCTGGGCTGTTTCCCTTTCGACTATGAAGCTTATCCCCCACAGTCTGACTCCCAAGATAAATTTATGGCATTCGCAGTTTGTGAGAGTTCGGTAACCTGGTTAGGCCCCTAGCTCGAACAGTGCTCTACCGTCATAAATCATCTCTTGAGGCTAGCCCTAAAGCTATTTCGGGGAGAACCAGCTATCTCTTGGTTCGATTGGCATTTCACCCCTACCCACAATTCATCCGCTCACTTTTCAACGTAAGTCGGTTCGGGCCTCCACTCAGTCTTACCTGAGCTTCACCCTGACCATGGGTAGATCACCAAGTTTCGGGTCTACAACAACGAACTTTCCGCCCTATTAAGACTCGCTTTCGCTTCGGCTCCGTCTTCTCAACTTAACCTCGCTCGTTATGGCAACTCGCCGGTCCATTCTACAAAAGGTACGCCATCACACATTTAAAGTGCTCTGACAGTTTGTAAGCATACGGTTTCAGGTTCTTTTTCACTCCCCTCCCGGGGTTCTTTTCACCTTTCCCTCACGGTACTGGTTCACTATCGGTCGCCAAGGAGTATTTAGCCTTGGGGGGTGGTCCCCCCTGATTCCCACGGGGTTTCTCGTGTCCCGCGGTACTTGGGATACTTTCGAGCATTTCCGCCTTTCGCCTACAGGATTGTTACCCTCTGT
This window harbors:
- a CDS encoding glycosyltransferase family 4 protein, giving the protein MRTLMLSWEYPPKNVGGLARHVYDLTKELASQGEEIFLLTCAAEGAPAEENINHIHISRVESLNLPSRDFTNWVLQLNFALLAKAIKLEEEYGPFDLIHAHDWLVAFAARTMKHAKNIPLLTTIHATEHGRNQGIHSDLQRYINDVEWWLTYESWQVIVCSQFMKGELKKIFQLPDNKIQVVPNGVDIDAFKTIATEFNRAQYASEQEKIVFFVGRLVQEKGLQVLLDAVPKILHYCPEAKFIIAGTGPHEEYLKKKAHMINKKDKIFFTGYIDDAVRNALYKNAHVAVFPSLYEPFGIVALEAMAAGIPVVVSDVGGFSEVVTHGIDGLKAYSGNPESLADNIILMLKNQNAVQVMKTNALNKVETYFTWPKIATQTRAIYQMILEEARHSKSLAAAQSEKRGWEVVKSH
- a CDS encoding carbohydrate-binding protein codes for the protein MYQLSNQGISLDPMPDQLGERCRISYEGLLKKSGADQVFLHCGYGASWSNAEDIPMFNTATGSVCDVSMREDGLFSFCFKDSADHWDNNHGQNWTFMIKK